The genomic region tggtatgttttaaactttgatttgaatgatgcattgatgatataaatgtggtaccaatgaggttgcattggttaggcacttaagatgattgttttggcatgttttgagtgTGTTTGATCGTGTATTGAATAGGTTAAACGAATGGTTTTTGAGTTGCTTAATGCCCAAGCAAGTAGGAAttggtaaacttgttgtttaaggCACATTTTATGTCCACAcggctagcacacgggcatgcgaGGCCATTTCAAGAGTTACAtggtctggcacacgggcgtgtggcttggccgtataacccaagttagagagttacacgggcacggacacgagtttggacacggccgtgtgtccctacttcgaatgtccgcacagcctgagacacgagcatgtatctcagccgtgtgagtcacacaacCTGGCCACACAGCTATGTGACCCTTGTAGTTGAATTTTTTAACTTTGTTCTAAATTTTTCAAATATtcttgatttagtcccaaattatTTCTAAAATGATTTTAAGGCCTCAAAGGCTTGAATAAGGGATGTATTGTATGTTTAATGATgaattatattatgattattgaaatgtttgaaatgaatgatttagattacgttttttttttgtaatgctctgaaaccctattctgaTGATGggtatgagttaggggtgttataatacttttacctcaAAAGTGTTTTTTGTCCCAAAAATATTACTGAGAAGTAATGTTAAACTGACCCTAATCCTTAAAGTTATAGTTTCTATGGAAGCCCTTAGCATTCATTAAGTGATAATATAGCAATTGATGACATATTAGATAACATAGCAAATTGATGTTGTATAGTTGATGtgagaattaaaattaaaaaaattgatgatGTGGACACTTGAAGagcaaaacaaattgaaattCAATTTAAACTATAGTattttattttggttcaattttatcaaatttgatttaattttgatttaatgattATTTAAATACATTCAGTTTGATTTTcggttcaaattaaaatatacaaaCCAAGTTGAGTTGTATTTTTTAtcatattataattaatttttactaaataaaaataaatattttatatattaaattagtgaaaaaaacttaacataatataaaattttaaaacgaatcAAACCAATTACTATTTGATTTGGTTTTAGTTGAAGTTTTTAAAGCTCAGAATATTTGTCCAAAATCAAACCCAAAGGGTATCGCCAGTCCACTAGCTAAAATATTTAAAGAGCACTTGCCCTTTACAACTTCATTTAAATAAGcccacatatgctttccacaccTCCATAAACACTTGGCCCTTATTTCTTGTTAACAATTTATTTAGGCAAAAATTAAAGGCTAAATTCATTATTTAGTCTCTCAAGTAtattcatttttcctattttttcggtatttaaaattttttttatctcaGTTCGATACTTAAAGCATCAAATTCCTCTATTTTTAGTCCATTTTATAACATCCATTAAATATTTTTTGTTAGGCCACTTTAACCAATAAAAAGTGTCACATGACTTATTTTAGCCAATGAAAAAAATGACATGTGATAAttagatttatttaaaataaaaatagaaaactataatgtttaatatttaaatattaaaaacacTGTTGATTTTGATCAGTCATTGACCGAGTATCAACCTACCACGTGATGCTATTAGAACACGCAATGTGccccttttattattttttaatattatatatattatatttattaaaatgtaaaaaatcatatataatatataaaaatgtatttttttataaaattctaaagtaaattttaaaatttaaaaagtcagaataatatatcaaattcaaaattgttataaaaaaataaaaaagtaattaaatttcaagtaattgaaaaaaaccttgaaatttaaatactttttaaaaatttaaaaattgtttttaaatattttatttacaattctttaaaatttttacaatttttttacatttttaaataatattattgatTTCAACTAATTTGTgctttttgtaaattttatttttatatatttttagattatatatatattatattttctaaatttgttatatatttatttccatttttctaAATGTATATACATTTTTTACATAAAGCTGTTGCGTAACACTTTGTGATTGGCtatcaattttcaaaaatacaaCAAAGGCATACTTTAAATACCAAATTGAGAAGTGACTAATACTTTAGGTACTAAATTAGGACATAAAAAATTTAGTACCAAAgtaagaaaataagaaaaattgagaattaaacccaaattaaaagttaaaaacttAGATATAGGTTAAAAGTTAATTTAATTATGACTTATCTGAAAATAAAGTAGTAATATTGAAAAGTTTCATTCATATTGTtggcttttatttatttatcacatTACAAACTAACAAAAGTAACGTCATTATGGAGACTTAAAACTATAAACCTTCAGCTGCCAGCAAATAATTTCGATCACTTGCTCTTCTAGTGTTTGCTGTTTATCCATGTTTATGAACATTAATTAACGTAAATACGTCCATAAATCTAAGTTGGTGTTGGACTATAATAAAAAGGGGTAAGTATGAATCAGCATTAAGAAGCGAAAGATAGATCTTTGCATTTCCTTTCTACAACTTAAGACACCAGTTTCGAAATTGTATTAAAAAGAAAACTACCAAATGTCCCATTAAGCATTTTTTAGACAACTTGAATGAATAAAACATAACCCATACCAAACTTCAGCATCCCCTTATCGTTCTAGTGTTGAGGTTGAGACTCATTACAGAACCGTTTGAAGTTCAGAGACTCATCCGCCAAGAAATCGCTGAAGAAATCAATACATGTTAATAAAACACACTGAAAATGATTGAGAATCTACTAAGACTAATGAAACTCACAATATCCGCTCTGCCATTTGTGATGCTTCCCATCTCGGACTCCATGGATATTCTGCTAGAAGAGGTGACTTTTTCGGTATTCCTTGTGGCGATATATGCTGCAATAGACAATCAATGTTCATGTTCTCCAACGAGTAGAGAAACTGATATTCAGCAGAATCATAAAAGCTAGTTGGTCCTTAAACTTATTCGGTAATATCTTCCATGTATCCTTTCAGATACATCACACCTTTTTATCAATCTGTCTAAAAATGGGATCTAAATATTGAACCCAAGAACCCGAGTGCTTAACATATCAGGAAATGCTAATAGAATAACCTGAGAACTTTGGAACATCAGAGCTGGCTGCTGCTTAGGAAACAGAGTTGAAATATGGAAGTGCACCTACAACAACAGTACCATCAAAAGTTGACTTTTAGCAGAGACCGAGTTAAGTAAAAAAATATGGGTACTAGAAGTTTGATCCAAAAACTTATTGCACTAAAATCAAATGCAATCATAGTCTAGAACTTAATCATGTTTATTGAAATAGTCCTCCATTGGTCTAAACAGAAAATGGTAGAATCAGCAATTATCTGATGGTACCAGGAAAACAAAGGATCCAGAGGAAGCAAGAAATGTTGCCTTTCTGCAAAAGACCTGCCAAGGAAAGCAATGAGAAACTAACAATCAATGTTAAATAAACTAATGCTTCATATAAAAAGATAAATGGCAAGACTAGTGCACACCGGATCAGCTTCCAAAGGTCTTCCAAACAATGGGGCTAATGCCTCTATGAAGTGTCTTCTTATGTCAATTAATGAAACAGCTTCCAGGACCTAGAGAACAATTACAGATCATTCCTACTCTTACACAAACTGAAAGCAAACCTAGATGACCAAAAAGGAGCCAACCTGTTTCTGAAGAGATTCTTCTAGATGAGGAAGATATTCAGCCATGCACCTTCAAATGAGAAGGTAAAAACCAACAGAGGTTTGTCAGCACAAGATGTGTCCATCTTTTAAGAtatgcaacaaatgcaggatgaTTTACATAACTCACATTCCATCCAACCATGAAGGAAGCTTGACATCCTCGATTGTAAACAGAGCTCTCAGCTCAGTAGTTGACATCAATTTCAGACGAGGTGCTGAAGGAGTAGATGCATACTTTTTTCCAACGGGATATATTACCTGCAATATTACAAACTTCATTCAAGGTGGGGAAGAAATGGAGGACAGAAGAGAAGAAAGAATTTTAACAACAATAAAATTACATACAAGTTACTTTTTAAGAATTAGATTACACATAAATGAGAGGGAAAAGAAGGAAAGGTACCTGTAAGTATATCTTTTGTGGATGTCTCCAGGGGCACCCATGCACCATTTTGTTTATGTTCATATCCATTAGAGGCACAGCAAATTTGACTTCTTCTGGCTACGCTAAGATTCAAAGGCATATACACCATGGATTTAGTTAAAAACCAATTATGTTTTAAGCACACATAATCTACTTACAAAGATCATATTCCATAAAAGGAATACCTTTTCAGCACCTGAACTAATTTGCATCTCAATTCCCTGCAGCACAGTAAAGGAATCAGAAAAGAGAAAGGAGTTAAGGCACTAACCAATTAGTTCAGTTTACAGATACAAGCATCTCATAAAATGAAAGAGCTTCAATAGTGGAAAACAGTAAACTAAGTTTAAATACATGTGTAGACAAATTTGAATACATTCAGATTCaaataattatggttaaaaattttGTACATTGATTCAATGACTTAACAGAGTCTAAAGAGGCTAAAAAGTTCAATATGCAACTATATGACGGCTAAATTTTTATCTTTCAGTTCATACATACGGAAACAGACATGCACAAAAAGTAGAAAGGAAATTAAGGATAAAGACGTATATTACGGCTAAATGTGTCATGAAAATGGTCAACATTTAAGGACAGACTTCGTGTGATTAAACAAACAAACATTGAGAAAAATGGTAAAGGAAATGTCTCTGAATTTGCACATTTCCTCATTCGTTACTTTAACCTCAACTAATATCTATAAAAGAATCACAATTCAGGTTAAGAAAACAACACAGCAGGATTTTCAAAACATTCTCCATCAGAAACCAAACACAAATGCCAAGAGATTACCTCTCGTGAACAAATAGTGCTAATCTCAAATGTCAACCTATCATCATCCACTTCTCCAACACGTTTCTTCTGGTAGGCCATATACCGGTCCCTAtttaacaagaaaataacatgaacatttTGGCTATCTTTCCCCCCACAACCATAAAAGATTTTGATTTCCATTGCAATAGCAAGTGTCAGTAAACATCAAGCCTAACCTCAATTCCTGAATTAAAGCTAGTAGCCTTGTCGGGTCTTTATAGTTCCAATCAGACAAAATGTTCCAAAACTTCAAGTCCCCCTCTCCTACACGGCCAGTCATGTGTAATGGGTGAAAATCTTCATCTTCAGGTCCAAATATTATATCCGGTGGAGCCAATGGGAACTCCGCATTGTATATAATATCCCCTGGATCAATGTAAACAAAAATATCATCTAAATAGAAAGCAGTTTTACTGATAAATCTTACATTTTGCAATTAAAAATCTTACAGACATTTAATATAGTCTAAGCAATATGGAATAAGCAATGTAAATCGATCTAGGCCCCCGGTGTAGGTTTTTCCACCAGACAACACTTGCTCAACCTGCAAATCAAAATTACAAGAGAAATTGAAACTTTCGTTACTGTTAAAACGGAACCCTAGCTCTTAATCGAACTAATGTCGTTGATTGAAATGGGCAATTTGAAGATATGGGGGGTATAGGGTTAGACAGAATTACCTTGATTTTGTCGGGAAAGTGATTGATGAGATAATGGAGCTGAGCTGAAATGAATGGAGGGAAGCCATCGAGAGACATGCCTAGCTCCTTTAACAGGCTCAAAGAGATCACTTCCGATGCTTCTTGCTTTGATGAAGCTTAAAGCCGATGATTTTACGGCGACGGGTTTTGAATTACGCGCCGGCAATCAACTGGTCGaccaataaagaaaaaaaaaaagggagtgaCCAGTGAATCACCACCGTTTATGTTTCAGTACTTTTTAAGTTATAAGTTTAAGAATATGATGACAACGGGCATCCTCTTATCAGCCACACTGACCCGGTATTACCCGACTATGGTGAAAGTTTGTATTTCGCTTGCATCATATTTAAACTATACTCATTTTTCTTAAATTCtacttaatttttgtttttgtttctgtttctttttttttttttgttataaatagtatttaaattatacTCCATTACTCAAAACAGTACTTAAATGATACTctattatttgaattatccgtCTATTAAAAAAGCTTTTTGAATCTTATGTGATACCTGATGGTTAAGAGTATTCACCGACTTAGGTGTGACCTGGGTTCGAGTTGCGCTAGTTACATTTGTTGTTCAAGGCTTTACCCCGTTATTATAATTCACCAAAACAAAAGATTTTTTTAATCAACCATTTTGTAACACTATCCATATATTTTTCCTACACCAAAGGACGTAATAGAAAATTCAAGAACTCGTTGAAAAActcattcaaatccaattttcGACTAGAAAACCAAAGttttgacaattttttttttcttttaacaagACACATATAACATCTTCAACTTGCTTATGGAATCTAAAAAACTCCACAAGTAGTGTAACTAACAAACCAACGCAACGCGTAAGGAGGCTGAGAAGAACTACTCGTAGGCCAAACCAACGTAAGCGAAAGTAGGGAATAGTTTTTCTCAAGGGAGATGGGAGAAAGGATTGGAATAGGCCAACGGAGACTTTGATTGATGAGGACTACGGTCCGGCGAGAACACTTCTTATGGGTGaccttttattttatataaagaaTATTCACTCAGGAATGACATAAGTATAGTTTCCCCATTTTCCCGTTTACCTTTCTCTCTACCCGGGAGGTTATCCCCGTTGAGTAGGTCTCTAAAAGTCATCCCTATTACAAAACTTATACTTTTCTTATTAAAGCCATATGAGAGCCTATGGATCATACCTATTTTTTCTATCGATATAAAAAGTATCTTATTCGCTCGCCATGGAAGCACTTAAGTAAGATAGGAATGAAAGAAAGAACGAAAGCAGCTATAACTGCATCCAAGGAAATTGGAAATATGATAAGGTGTTACCAATTACTGAGACAGGCAAAACTATAGTATAATTGTTATAACTCCTTATATTACCGTAGGTTTACAAGTAAAAAATTGTTATAACTCAATAAATTACCGTAGGTAATTTAAGGTAAGCATCACAAGTAGACACTAGAGTAGATACTATGAATAGGAGGCTAACAAGGTTAGCTCATAAGTCAGTTGACGATAGATAAGGAAAGGGGGATTCTCTTTCAACTAGAGGAGCTGGCTAGAAACAAGGGTGTTATCCTTAGTCACCTTTATAGTCGTTGTGCAGTCGTAGCCGTCTAAGTGGTTAATCTAACGAGTCAATTCTCAATGCGATGCTGCTATCCGTTCGACGATCCTATTTCTGATGTCACCCTCGCCTCTCCCTCCCAGTGGAATGGAATATCCCAACTATTCTCTATCCAATTCCGGAATGAATCATGAAAGATTTTTTCTTGAGATCCGATGCGAACAATCAAATTAAAACTATTCAACTTTTTTACACTCTTTCTTCTATTATCCTTTCTTGTCTTTTGatgcacttttttttttttttttgcagtctTCTTATCattttttctaccaattttttctttatatttgaATTTCATGCTTTATCTATTTTTTTTCATTATAAAATGTGAAGTATGTATCGCATTTCAATCAAATTAAGACACAAATAGAGAAAGACATCGCGACAAGGAGCCATGCGACATCACGACAACGCGGCGGCAAAACAAGAGAGAAGCATAAATGACGCCGCGACGACATGATAAGGGACGTCGCAACGTGTCAAGCAATTTTCATTGGTTTTTTTCTTCCAAacaaattttgattatttatccCAGTTGAACTCTGATTAGTGTAGATTATTTTAAGATTAGTTAACCTACgaattagcctataaataggtcaTTCTCTGCCCTAAAAAGATTAACCCATAACACATTTAATTATTAGCTTTTACAAGCTTTCGAGGAATTTTATGGTCAAGTTTTGAGGGTTCATATTTTCTAGTTCcaggatttagtttttatctctatTTTTGTAGTCTTCATTTTTTGTCTATTTAGTGAATATCTTTactcgtggttttttatcctcttcggaaggtttttccacgtaaaaattGTGTTCGATCTTTTCAAATTCTTCGTTATTTTTCTTATTCGTTGTTTACACGGGTTTATCCCCAACATAGAAGTTTACCTAGCATTaactattttatataaaatatatagaaaaaagCGGAGAAAgtaatttttaagaaaaataatacataaattttcAATTGGGAGTGAGAAAGGGATCAAAATTGAGGTTTAAAAGGAAAAGAAGCTTGCAATAATATGGGTTTTGTCGTCAAAAATTGGGTTTGGATGAGGTTTTTAACGTGTTTTTGAATTTCCATTACTAGAATTCTTAAGTGAATAAcaaaatatatgaatattttttttaaagttaaaaggaaataatttttaaccttttttggatttttttagttaaaatagTTATGTGTCACAAAGCGATTGGTTAACAGATTCTTTTTAACGGTTGGGGCAATTCGAGTAATGTGTTATGTTTTTTAACTTAAATATATTTGATGTGTTATGCTATCAATTGCTAATATGTGGTTTTGTTCTAATTCTCATGGTATGTAACATCATGGCATATTTGTATATTATGATAAGTtcacattgaaaatttgaaatgatCGTTTTATAAAGCATGGATTACCATGACTATTGATTTCTGATttgtatatgtgcatggttaaCATGCTTACTGCTTTAATATTGAGTTTGTCTACCATGTCATATTTCATGGGGTTAGGACTATAAGGTAATGAAGAAGTTTTGATAGTTTAATAATCTACATTATTTGGTAGTTTTACCACACATTCGTCCTGACAGTTTGTTTGCAATTCTGGTGACTTTGTCCACACATATATATgttggtgtgttttggatggatgagttctggggaactctAATTAGTGTGTAGCAGAGATAGGTAGGAAATTTTGGAAAAATCtgcatatatgtttttttttataaaatattgcaTTATCATAATCATGCTCATAAAAGTCTACATAACTGATTATTATGATGTGGTATTTTTATTCAGTGTATTATAATTATGTTAACAAGCTTTATAtaaaactcacactgagcttattAGCTCACTCCTTTAGTTTTCTTAAACTTTTTAGATAACACTCGTGGATAGGATTTGGATGCAACATTTAGAGAAGATTCTcggatttaattaaattaaagtatttaaaaattCTTTTTAGGATTGCTTTGGATTTTagattgttttaattatgttttgagTACTTTGATATGTTAGCTACAATACATGTATAAACATtggattttaaatgttttaaatcactggtttttattatataaattgttttatcaaataaaaataatttgtaataaaTAGATTTCATAGTT from Gossypium arboreum isolate Shixiya-1 chromosome 1, ASM2569848v2, whole genome shotgun sequence harbors:
- the LOC108467899 gene encoding uncharacterized protein LOC108467899 translates to MSLDGFPPFISAQLHYLINHFPDKIKVEQVLSGGKTYTGGLDRFTLLIPYCLDYIKWDIIYNAEFPLAPPDIIFGPEDEDFHPLHMTGRVGEGDLKFWNILSDWNYKDPTRLLALIQELRDRYMAYQKKRVGEVDDDRLTFEISTICSREGIEMQISSGAEKPEEVKFAVPLMDMNINKMVHGCPWRHPQKIYLQVIYPVGKKYASTPSAPRLKLMSTTELRALFTIEDVKLPSWLDGMCMAEYLPHLEESLQKQVLEAVSLIDIRRHFIEALAPLFGRPLEADPVFCRKATFLASSGSFVFLVHFHISTLFPKQQPALMFQSSQHISPQGIPKKSPLLAEYPWSPRWEASQMAERIFDFLADESLNFKRFCNESQPQH